The following is a genomic window from Candidatus Dadabacteria bacterium.
GCAGAATGGCGCGGCCAAACTCATGGGGAGTCAGTTTTTTATCCAGCGCTTTGGCCCTCAACTCGTAGGGGTCGCCAAGTTCGTTAAGTTTCACCTCAGGGTTTTTCTCGCCTTTGAGGTCTGCGGGCAGAAAGCTCTTGCTTATCAGATAGTTTCTGAGGCGTTCCTTGCGTCTGTGGCGTCTCTCTATGACTCGCCTCATAAGGCGCATGTTTCTGCGGTTCTGGTTTTTCGGAGTTGGTGTTTTGTCTTCAACGGAGCGGATGAAGATTCTGCTCCCGCAATCAACAAAATCTTTCGGCTCTCCGTCTTGTTGCTCAATTACACTCCAGCCGATGGAGTTTGTCCCCATGTCCAAGCCTAACCAGTACTGAAAACTCTGTTTAGCCATTTACTTTCTCTCTCCCAACTATTGACAACACTTCTCTTTGTGGCAATCTATAAAAAGATATTGTATCTGATTAGAGCCTGTCAAACATTTTCAGTCCATAACAAGAGACCAAGTGTTTCGCAGGATAGGCCTTTCAAGGCAACCTTCCGCCCTCGCGTGCACTTCGGTGTCAGGGGGCTTTTTCTTACTCTCTCCCCAAATCCAGTAAACTCCCTTTCAAAGGAGAAGACCGATGAAACACCCTTTACAGTTTGAGTCCGAATTCCCGCCGGAGGGCGAGATTGCGGTTGAAAACCCTTTCAACGGAGAGGTTATCGCGCATGTGGAGACGGCGGGCAAACGGCATTTAAGCGGACTTTTTGAAACCGCAAAAGCCCTCCACGAAAACCGGGACGGCTGGCTCTCGGTTCGGGAAAGAGCGGGGATACTGGAACGGGCGGCCTCCATCATACAAAAACGCTCGGACGAACTGGCTTTGCAGGCGGCGCGGGAAGGCGGGAAACCGTATAACGATTCAAAGGTTGAAATGGACAGGGCGGCGGATTCCGCCAAGATCGCCGCCGAAACCATACGCGCCGAAGCGGGAAGGGCGGTCCCCATGGGCGGCGACCCCTACAGCGCAAACAGGGTTGCATTTACGCAAATGGAACCGGCGGGCGTTGTCGCGGCAATCAGCGCCTTTAACCACCCCCTCAACCTCATCGTTCATCAGGCGGGCGCGGCGGTCGCCGCAGGCTGCCCCGTTATCGTAAAACCCGCAAATGAAACCCCTCTTTCCTGCATTGCGTTTAAGGACATACTGGTTGAAGCCGGACTGCCGCCGCAGTGGTGTCAGGTGGTGATTACGGACACAAACGAGGCCGCCGAGGCGCTCGCAACGGACGCGCGGACGGATTTCCTGAGTTTCATAGGAAGTTCCCGCGTGGGCTGGATGCTCCGCTCCAAACTCGCCCCCGGAACCCGCTGCGCCCTTGAACACGGCGGAGCGGCGCCCGCCCTTGTGTATCCCGATGCGGATATGGAACTCGCCGCCGCCCTGCTTGCCAAAGGCGGGTTTTATCACGCCGGGCAGGTCTGCGTTTCAACCCAGAGGGTCTTTCTGACCAGAGAGGCCGGAAGGCGGTTTATTCCGCTCTTCACAAAACGGGCGCGGGAGATGAAAACGGGAGACCCCGCGCTGAAATCAACACAGGTGGGTCCCCTCATAAGGCCCGGCGAGGTCGGGCGCGTTCACGAGTGGGTCTGCGAGGCGGCGGACGGAGGGGCGGAGATAGTTTGCGGCGGAAAGCCGGTCGGAAACAGGTGCTATGAGCCCACCATTCTGCTTAACCCTTCCGCCTCCGCGCGCGTCAGCACGGAAGAAATTTTCGGCCCCGTGGTGTGCGTTTACGAGGTTGATGACATGGAAGACGCCATAGCGCGGGCAAACGCCCTTGATACGGCGTTTCAGTCATCGGTTTTCACGGCGGGAGTTGACACCGCGCTCGCCGCCGCAAAAAAACTGAGCGCGTCCGCCGTGATGGTTAACGACCACACCGCTTTCAGAATAGACGGAATGCCGTTTGCGGGGCTCAGGAAGTCCGGCCTCGGAGTGGGCGGCATTCCGCACACCATAAGAGACATGAGCATTGAAAAAATGACGGTCTTTCACTCCCCCGTTCCTTAGGGGACACTTGCCGGGCTCCGGAGTTCGCAGCGCCGCGCATACTTTTGCGCCCTGTGTTCCAGAGCGGGCTCCGGCCTGTTTTTCAGAAGTTGCTCAATCTCGGCGCACGCGGGGGCGGCGTCTCCCGTTTCCATAAGGGATTCGGCCAGATTCATTCGCGCCTCATTATGCCCGGGCGCAAGTTTCAACGCCGCCGAGAAATGCCGGGCGGCCTCGGAGTGGCGGGCGGCGTTTGCCAGAAACTTCCCGTATTCGTTCATTGAGTAAATGTTTGACCGCTCAACCAGAAGGGACTGCTTGAAGAACCGCTCCGCAGACTCCGGGTCGCCCTTCATATCGTAGGCGCGTGCTATGTTGACCATCGCCGCATACCGCAGCGGATAGGCGATGTCGCCAGCCGCCGCCGTGCAGTGCCGGATGGCGTCATCGGGCTTGTTCATCGTGAGATGAAGTCCGCAAAGGGTGTATCTCGCCTTTGTGTATGAGCCGTCCAGTTCAAGCGCCTTTTCATAACTTTTCTCCGCCGAGGAAAAGTCTTTCAGCCCGAAATAGGCTATGCCCTTTATCAGGTGGATTTCCTTGTCGCCGGGAAACCGTTTTTCCGCCCCGGCCATCTCCTCAAGCGCCTCAATAAAATCCCCGCTCCGCACATAGGAGGAGGCGAGGTCTTTGCGGCTTTGAAGCGGGATTTCCCCCGCGCCCCCCTGCGGCTTTGCGCACGCGCCGCACAGCGCAATCACAAGCATCAGCGCGGAAGAAAGGTATTTCTTTTTCATAATGACCGCTTTTCAGATTTGAGACATCCGCATAAATTCGCGGAAGCGGTTTTCAAACTTCTCTTTGCTGAGGGTTTTGATGCTTTCAGTTCCGAGGCTCTCCACCGTAAAGGAGGCGAGAACGGAGCCGTAAATGACCGCCTTTTTCATGTCGGAGGCCGAGCCCGCGCCGTTTGCGCTCAGGTATCCCATGAACCCTCCGGCAAAGGTGTCTCCCGCCCCGGTGGGGTCAATCGCTTTCTCCACAAGGTAGGCGGGGGCGCAGAAGACGTCTTCATCCGAAAACATCACCGAGCCGAACTCGCCCCTCTTGATGACAACCGTGCGGGGGCCCATTTTCATTATCTCCCTCGCGGCGGCGGCAATTGATTTCTCGCCGCTCAGGTCAAGGGCTTCGGAGTTGTTTATGATGAGAATGTTGACTTTTTTCAGTATTTTCCGGAGGTCTTCCGGGCTGTTTTCTATCCAGTAGTTCATTGTGTCGCACGCGACCGCGCGGGGCGATTTCACCTGCTCAAGCACTTCCATCTGCACCGCGGGGTCCATATTGGCGAGGAACACAAACTCGGCGTTTCTCAGGCGGTCTGTCAGTTTCGGCTTGAAATTCTCGTAAACATTCAGACGGACGAAAACGGTTTCAGGGTCGCCGAGGTCTTCGGAATACCTGCCCTTCCAGCGGAAGGTCTCCCCGTCCGCAGCCTCAAGGCCGCCCGTGTCAACGCCCGCCGAGCGGAGAAGGCGCGTGTGCGGTTCGGGAAAATCCCCGCCGACCACCGCGCATATTCCCACCTTGGTAAACAGAGACGCGCCGAGGCACGAGTAAACGGCGGAGCCGCCCAGAATTTCCTCGCCGCTCTCAAAGGGGGTTTCTATGGAGTCAAGCGCGACCGTTCCCACTATTGCAAGTTTGCTCATTGCGGAGAATTCTCTGGCAACGGAGCGCCAAGCGGCTCCTTCATTTTCTGTCCATGCGGGTTTTTATCCACACACCGCTTCCAAGACCGCCGAGAAATGCGAGGATGGTTTCAATCAACTTCATGTATATGTCGGTGTGAGGCCCGGCAAGGTATATGGTAAGAAACACAAAAACCGCCACTACGACCGCCGCGGAGGTGAAAAAATACCGTCTTGATTCACTTTTATCCTTGTGAGCGAGGTCACTCTTTTTATCAGTCATCTCCAATATCTTGTCAATATGCTCGGCGTTTATTTTGTCGGCCAAGGGGTGTGGAACGGGTCCGAAGTGACGCATGGCAAGCATGCTTGTCTCCACAATCTTTTTCTCTTCGGGCGGCAGGTTTTCAAGAGACTCTGATTGTTCAGTATTTTCCGGCTCGGAACCTTCCGCACCGGGGCCTTTTTCTTCTTCTTTCACAGTCATTACTCATTCACGGAGTAAAGCCCCGCAAGCCCTTCATCCATTACCTGATTCAAACGGGCGGTAACCTCTTCCTCAACGAACAGAGCGGCCGCATCTCTTGTCAAATCAGAGAACATCCGGTTATTGATGGTACCGTTGCTTTGCAACAGCGCGAGGTGGTTGATGAGACTGTTAAAGATGTCAGCTTGCGCTTCAAGATGGCGCCCCTCCGGACCGCTGTTTTGGCGGACAAGACTCGCAAGCAACGCGCCCGGAAGAGTGTGTCTGTCAAGAGACATGGTTCGTATTCCTATGCAGGATTCGCCTATGCGACCACTATACGGGCGCATATCCGGTCTGTCAACCCTGATTCCTCTGTTGTCCGCCCGGTCACTTCAGCGCCCTTTCGGCCACCACGCCGAGCTTTTTCTTTGTCTCATCGCTTATCATATCGGGTTGTGTGATGATTGCGTTTTCAAGCGCAAGGCGGCACGCGCAGCCGCCGCCGGAGCCGAGGGATTCAATCGTTTTTTTGATGACGGTTTTTGCGGTCTCAACATTTGCGGTGAGCGTCTCTATGATGTCCTCAACCGTTACCGCGTCATGGCCGGGATGCCAGCAGTCGTAATCGGTCGCCATTGCGAGCGTTGCGTAGCACATCTCCGCCTCCCTTGCGAGTTTTGCCTCCGGCATGTTGGTCATGCCGATCACGTCCGCGCCCCAGGTTCTGTAAACATGGCTCTCAGCGCGGGAGGAGAACTGCGGCCCCTCAATGCAGATGTAGGTTCCGCCGTCGTGAGTTGCGGCTCCGGCGTTTTTTGCCGCCGTTACCAGCGCCGCGCCGAGTTCGTGGCAAACGGGGTCGGCCATTGAGACGTGCGCCACCGCCCCGCCGCCGAAAAACGAGTTCGCCCTGTTCTTTGTGTGGTCTATGAACTGGGACGGAATTACCATGTCCCCCGGTTTGATGCCCTCCTTCATACTGCCCACCGCGCTGACCGATATGACGCGCCCCGCGCCGAGAGACTTGAGGGCGTAAATGTTCGCCCTGTAGTTGATTTCAGAGGGGAGAAGGGTGTGGCCGGGCCCGTGGCGCGGAAGGAAAATGAGGGGGACGCCGCCCATCTCGCCCGTTGTCAGCGGCCCCGAAGGGTCGCCCCATGGAGTGCTGACTTCAACCGACTGAGCGGCGTCAAAGCCGCTCATTCCGTAAAGCCCGCTCCCGCCTATGATTCCGACAGCGTTCATTGTCAATTCTTTCTCAGTGTCAGCAGAAACCTGCCGTCTCCGCCCACCGGAAGCGTTATCTCCTCCGAGGTTTCAGAAACCGCCGGGGCTTCGGGGAAAGACCGTTTTTCGCTCTCCCATTCCCGCGCTCCGTTTTTGCCTTTCATAATTAACACAATGCCGCCTTTTTTTACAAGGGGCAGGGCGGCGCGGGCTATTTCCGGCGCTTTGCCCGCCGCCCTTGAGACGGCGATGTCAAAGTCCGAGCCGGTGTTTTCGCCGTCCCCTCCCACCCGCGCTTTGACGGCTCGCGCCCCGGTGAGGCCGAGTTTCCGTATCACCTCCCTCATGAAAAACACCTTTTTTTCACGCGAGTCCGCAAGCACGAGGCTGATTGACGGCATGCAGATCTTCAGCGGTATGCCCGGAAACCCCGCCCCCGCGCCTATGTCAAGCACCGATGAGCCGGGCTTTACCGCCCGCAGGGCGGTGAGCGAGTCAAGAAAATGGTAAACCGCCACATTGCGCGGCTCTGTTATCGCGGTCAGGTTTATGGCGGAAGACCATTTGACCAGCAGCCGGGCGTATTCTTCAAACCGCGCCGTCATTTCGCCGTCAATCTCAACGTTCATTGCCGCGCAGCCTTCGGCGAGTGTCTCTTTTATGCTCATCCCTCAACAAATATGGACATCGGATGCCAGACCGTAATGCCCGGCACGCCTTTGTGCATTCTCACCCTGCCCGTTACGAGAACGGTTTTTCCCTTGTAAAACTTGTGCGGAACGATGCCGAAATGGCTGAAATTCGGAAGGGCGTTTTTGAACACGGGGATTTCAATCCCGCCGTCCGTTTTGAGGACGACAAGTTTCCTCTTGCGCTCCGCGCCCGTGATAACCGCCCTGATGACCACTCTTTTGCCCGTCATATCCGCCGCCCTGTTCTGCGGGATTATAAACCCGGCGTTTTGAGGCGGCGGCGGAAAGTTGCCGTCTCCGCCCCATATTCCCCTTCGCGCCGCCATTGCGCTCCGGCGGGCGCTCCTCATCTCCTCCATAAGCGCCTCGTCCTGCCCCTCCGCTTCAAACACGGTCGCGAGCCCCGCCCGCACCAGTTCAAGCCCCACGTTTTTGCCGTCGGCAAACACAAAGCCGAGCAGCCGCCCGTAAGTGTCAAACCTCCGCTCCCCGAAGCGAACCTCCACCTTTTTGCCCTTCACAAATCCGGCGTTTGCAAGGGTGGCGCTCCGCCCCGGCGGGTCTGACGGAAACCTTGCCCCTCCGTCTTCCGGGCAGTCAATTCCCTCATACCTGATAAGCCGCTCCCTTCCCCGCCCGTCCCGCGCCCGCACGGTGTCGCCGTCAATAACCTTGACGACCCTGAAAGTTTCAGAGCCCGTTTCCCTGTCGGCAATCCTTTCCGGCAGCCCTCCGTAGCCCGCGAGCACGGCGGCGGCAAGAAGGGGGATGAACCACTTGAGAATGCCGGAATTTCTCACCGCTCCCTCCCGGCGGTTTCGCTTCGGGGCGCGGAAAACAGCAGAAACCCGCACAACACAACGCCCGCCGCCGCAACAAACATCGTCCGCAGCCCGAAGGCGTCCGCCACCATGCCGAGCGGAAACGCCGCATAGTTGATTCCCAGACTGAACGACATATTGAACGCGCCCATCGCGTTTGCCATGCCGGTTTGCGCCCTGTCCGCCATCATTGCGCCGAGGGCGGGATACAGCAGCCCGTAAGCCGCGCTGAAGAGAAAGCAGAACAACACCGCCTGTGTGTCCGAGCGCGTCTGCGACACCAGAAAAAGCGCCGCCGCCACCGCGAGCAGGGCGAACGAGGCGACTCTTTTCCCTCCCGCCCCGTCCGCAATTTTTGCCGACAGAATTCTCACCGCGATAACGGTCGCCGCGTATGTAAGAAAGAAGCGCGAGGCGGCAAAGCCGCTTTCATCGGCGAAAACGGCGAAAAAGTTGAGCATCGCGCCGAGTCCCACCGCCAAGGTCAGGTTGGCAAACAGAATTGCCGCGCGGTCTTTTGTGAACAGCGCCGTGAACATCCGCCCGCGCTCTCGCGGGGAGGGCTCTCCGGGGGAGAAGTTTTCGTCCTTCACAAACAGGCACAGCGCGAACGCCGCAAATCCGAAAGACGAGGCGTAGATTATCAGACCCTCCGCCCCCGCCGTGTTCATCACCCATTCGCCCGCCGCCGGTCCCGCCGCGTAGGACAGTATTGTGAACGCGCCGAAAACGCTCAATCTTTCGGCGACCCGACCCGGCTCCGCCATATCTGCGGCGGCGGCGGAGGCGGATGTGAAAAACGCCGCAAATCCCGCGCCCTGAATCAGTCTCAGGGCGAAGATTTCCCAGCCGAGGCCGTCTATAAAGAGAAAGAGCGCCGAGGCTCCCGCCATCAGAAGCGCTCCCGCCGCCATCAGCGGCCTCCGCCCCCTGCGGTCTGACAGCGCGGAAACCGGCGGTATGCAGAGCAGGGATGTTACGCCGAACGCTCCCATTATCCAGCCGATTTCAGACTCGCTTCCGCCGAGGTTTCTGATGTGAACGGGAAGGAGGAAGAAGGATGAAAAATTGCAGAAGAAAAAGAAGTTTGACAGTGTTACGAGGGTGAAGTTCATTTCCGCCGCCGGGTGTGATTTTGCACGGAATTGCCGGAGTTGTCCAAATACCGCCCGTTATGTGATAGTATGCCTGCTTGCGGAGCCGTTAGCTCAGTTGGTAGAGCAACTGCCTTTTAAGCAGTGGGTCGCAGGTTCGAATCCTGCACGGCTCACTTTTTTACGAGTCCTGTCCCCGTCGTCTAGTCTGGCCCAGGACACCGCCCTTTCACGGCGGCAACAGGGGTTCAAATCCCCTCGGGGACGAAGAAAAAATGGAGAGGAGTAATGACCAAAAACGAAAAATGGCCCAGATGGTAAGACGATAACCCTTCACCCAAACACATGCCGCGCAATCACCCGCGCAATCTTCACCCCCGCTTTTGCGCTGCCGGAAAACGTGCCGCTTATCTTTGAAACCCCCGTTCTCTTTCTGTATCTCACGGGAATTTCAACACACCTCAGCCCCTTTTTAACCGCCTTTATCTGCATCTCAACCGTCCAGCCGTAATCCTCGTCCCGCATGTCCAGACTCATCAGACTTGAAAACCTTATGGCGCGAAACGGCCCCAAATCGGTGAACTTCACGCCGAAAAGAGCGCTCAAAAGAACACCCGCCACCTTGTTGCCAAAAACAGTGTGGGGAGGCATCGCCCCGCTTGACCGCGCCCCCGTTATCCGCGAGCCGAGAACAAGGTCCGCCCCGTCCGCCTCTATGGGGGCGGTCAGCAAAGGCATTTCAGACGGATAATCCGAATAATCCGCGTCAAGAAAAACCACCGTTTCCGGCGGGTCTTGCGATATATGCCTTATCCCCGCAAGGCAAGCCCTGCCGTATCCGCGCGCGGGCTCATCTATAACAGTCGCCCCCGCCGCCCGCGCCGCCTCCGCCGTGCCGTCCGTTGAGCCGTTGTTCACCACCACAATCTCACGGATTTTCTCACGGGGGATTTCACCCACCACACCGCCCACCGAACTCTCCTCGTTGAGGGCGGGAATTATCACGGAAACAGTCTTCATATCTCAATCATATCCGCCGGGGGCAGAATGCAAATATAACGCCGCGCCGGTTTTTGCCCGTGAATTTTCTCAATCGCCGCACAGTAAAAATCCATCTGCTCCTCATACTTCCCCACATCGGAAGAGTCCGTGTATTTGTAGTCAACAACAACCATTCCCTCGTCCGTCTCAAGCAGCAGGTCTATCTTGCCGCCACGCGCCGCGCCGCCGGTTTCAACCGTGAATTCATACTCCCTTCGCGCCGAGCGGGCGTTTGCCGCCATCTCCGCAAGCGGCGAGCGCAAAACATTTCTCGCGCACCTTGTTATCCCGCTTTTGAGGCCGTCCCTCCCGAAAAACCTCTCCCCGATGACAAAATCCGCCACCCCGCCTATGGATTCCGGCGAGAAGTCCCACAGTTCAAAAAACCTGTGAATAACCTCCCCCGTCTCCGTTTTCGCAACCGCGCAAAACGGCGGCGTCTCCTCCGCTTCGTCTTCGCCGGGCTCGTAAAGCGGGCGGAGGGTCTCCGCAGTCGCCTCCGATGGCGGCGTCTCTGCTCCGGCGGTCTCCGGCGGCGGCGCGGGCGCGGGCATATCGCCGTATTCACCGCCGGAATCCGCCATTTTTTCAAGGGCGGTTTTCACCATTGCCGCAAAACTCCCCGCCTTCGGGGTTTCATGAAGACGGGTAAAAACCGCCCCGGACGCCCTCGTAAGCGCCACATACAGGATTCTCTCCTCCTCCTCCGCTTCCCCCGCCCCCGCAATTTCCCTCCACCTTCCGGCGTTGCACCCCTCGTGGCAAACCATTATCTGCGAGGAGTCCGCCGCCACGCGCCCCCGCCGGGAAACGGGGCCGTAATCGGTGTCGGCAAGGAACACAACCGGAAACTCAAGCCCCTTCGCCCCGTGGCTCGTGATGAGGGAAACGGCGTCCCGCTCCTCCTCCGCGCTTTCGGGGCGGGGGTCGTTTTTCCCCGCGTCAAAACGGCTCACCGCCCCGGCGGTTCCCACCCCCTTCCTTGCAAGCGCGGCGCATATCGCGGTGAATTTGATGACGTTAGACCGCACTCTCCCGCCGTCTCCGGCGGCGCATGCGGCGTAGCCCAGCCGGTATGCCGCAAACCGCGCCGCAGCGGCGGGCGATGAGAAATCCTCCCTCTCCCCGGCGCGAATGACGGAGGCCAGATACCGCGCCGCCTCCTCCCACTCCTCCCCGCCGTGCGGAGGGGAGCGGAAAAACCCCGCGCCCGCGCTCTTTTTCTCCCTGAAATAACGGGCAAGCCCCGCGTCCGGG
Proteins encoded in this region:
- a CDS encoding aldehyde dehydrogenase family protein, whose protein sequence is MKHPLQFESEFPPEGEIAVENPFNGEVIAHVETAGKRHLSGLFETAKALHENRDGWLSVRERAGILERAASIIQKRSDELALQAAREGGKPYNDSKVEMDRAADSAKIAAETIRAEAGRAVPMGGDPYSANRVAFTQMEPAGVVAAISAFNHPLNLIVHQAGAAVAAGCPVIVKPANETPLSCIAFKDILVEAGLPPQWCQVVITDTNEAAEALATDARTDFLSFIGSSRVGWMLRSKLAPGTRCALEHGGAAPALVYPDADMELAAALLAKGGFYHAGQVCVSTQRVFLTREAGRRFIPLFTKRAREMKTGDPALKSTQVGPLIRPGEVGRVHEWVCEAADGGAEIVCGGKPVGNRCYEPTILLNPSASARVSTEEIFGPVVCVYEVDDMEDAIARANALDTAFQSSVFTAGVDTALAAAKKLSASAVMVNDHTAFRIDGMPFAGLRKSGLGVGGIPHTIRDMSIEKMTVFHSPVP
- a CDS encoding tetratricopeptide repeat protein, producing the protein MKKKYLSSALMLVIALCGACAKPQGGAGEIPLQSRKDLASSYVRSGDFIEALEEMAGAEKRFPGDKEIHLIKGIAYFGLKDFSSAEKSYEKALELDGSYTKARYTLCGLHLTMNKPDDAIRHCTAAAGDIAYPLRYAAMVNIARAYDMKGDPESAERFFKQSLLVERSNIYSMNEYGKFLANAARHSEAARHFSAALKLAPGHNEARMNLAESLMETGDAAPACAEIEQLLKNRPEPALEHRAQKYARRCELRSPASVP
- a CDS encoding PfkB family carbohydrate kinase; the encoded protein is MSKLAIVGTVALDSIETPFESGEEILGGSAVYSCLGASLFTKVGICAVVGGDFPEPHTRLLRSAGVDTGGLEAADGETFRWKGRYSEDLGDPETVFVRLNVYENFKPKLTDRLRNAEFVFLANMDPAVQMEVLEQVKSPRAVACDTMNYWIENSPEDLRKILKKVNILIINNSEALDLSGEKSIAAAAREIMKMGPRTVVIKRGEFGSVMFSDEDVFCAPAYLVEKAIDPTGAGDTFAGGFMGYLSANGAGSASDMKKAVIYGSVLASFTVESLGTESIKTLSKEKFENRFREFMRMSQI
- the mtnP gene encoding S-methyl-5'-thioadenosine phosphorylase, which gives rise to MNAVGIIGGSGLYGMSGFDAAQSVEVSTPWGDPSGPLTTGEMGGVPLIFLPRHGPGHTLLPSEINYRANIYALKSLGAGRVISVSAVGSMKEGIKPGDMVIPSQFIDHTKNRANSFFGGGAVAHVSMADPVCHELGAALVTAAKNAGAATHDGGTYICIEGPQFSSRAESHVYRTWGADVIGMTNMPEAKLAREAEMCYATLAMATDYDCWHPGHDAVTVEDIIETLTANVETAKTVIKKTIESLGSGGGCACRLALENAIITQPDMISDETKKKLGVVAERALK
- the rsmG gene encoding 16S rRNA (guanine(527)-N(7))-methyltransferase RsmG gives rise to the protein MSIKETLAEGCAAMNVEIDGEMTARFEEYARLLVKWSSAINLTAITEPRNVAVYHFLDSLTALRAVKPGSSVLDIGAGAGFPGIPLKICMPSISLVLADSREKKVFFMREVIRKLGLTGARAVKARVGGDGENTGSDFDIAVSRAAGKAPEIARAALPLVKKGGIVLIMKGKNGAREWESEKRSFPEAPAVSETSEEITLPVGGDGRFLLTLRKN
- a CDS encoding thermonuclease family protein, yielding MRNSGILKWFIPLLAAAVLAGYGGLPERIADRETGSETFRVVKVIDGDTVRARDGRGRERLIRYEGIDCPEDGGARFPSDPPGRSATLANAGFVKGKKVEVRFGERRFDTYGRLLGFVFADGKNVGLELVRAGLATVFEAEGQDEALMEEMRSARRSAMAARRGIWGGDGNFPPPPQNAGFIIPQNRAADMTGKRVVIRAVITGAERKRKLVVLKTDGGIEIPVFKNALPNFSHFGIVPHKFYKGKTVLVTGRVRMHKGVPGITVWHPMSIFVEG
- a CDS encoding MFS transporter, which translates into the protein MNFTLVTLSNFFFFCNFSSFFLLPVHIRNLGGSESEIGWIMGAFGVTSLLCIPPVSALSDRRGRRPLMAAGALLMAGASALFLFIDGLGWEIFALRLIQGAGFAAFFTSASAAAADMAEPGRVAERLSVFGAFTILSYAAGPAAGEWVMNTAGAEGLIIYASSFGFAAFALCLFVKDENFSPGEPSPRERGRMFTALFTKDRAAILFANLTLAVGLGAMLNFFAVFADESGFAASRFFLTYAATVIAVRILSAKIADGAGGKRVASFALLAVAAALFLVSQTRSDTQAVLFCFLFSAAYGLLYPALGAMMADRAQTGMANAMGAFNMSFSLGINYAAFPLGMVADAFGLRTMFVAAAGVVLCGFLLFSAPRSETAGRER
- a CDS encoding glycosyltransferase family 2 protein, with translation MKTVSVIIPALNEESSVGGVVGEIPREKIREIVVVNNGSTDGTAEAARAAGATVIDEPARGYGRACLAGIRHISQDPPETVVFLDADYSDYPSEMPLLTAPIEADGADLVLGSRITGARSSGAMPPHTVFGNKVAGVLLSALFGVKFTDLGPFRAIRFSSLMSLDMRDEDYGWTVEMQIKAVKKGLRCVEIPVRYRKRTGVSKISGTFSGSAKAGVKIARVIARHVFG